One genomic region from Croceicoccus sp. YJ47 encodes:
- a CDS encoding helicase-related protein, protein MRIISNSGGERVIDRLCTAKGEFDILTGGVSVFGASAAFPPDAGNRLQRLLLGAGTSHQELSGAQNDRQRRNALETRALCRQLCSILEGAQVRQAALPPAQSVVLGPSTALLGNCELTTPGLGIAPQASLGFVQETETEEELEHLRQWFRAQWIHADAEGDAVQSLLKAVGDGAEPHPAQSVYLQGLFHLFAEMEEATDESKIVDAATGIRDTTVWSKLYRFQKDGVIGAIDKLQRFGGCILADSVGLGKTFEALAVIKYYELRNARVLVLAPKRLRENWTLWTQNDVRNMLAGDRFAFDVLNHTDLSREQGQSGEIDLSHINWGNYNLVVIDESHNFRNRPAGKGERESRYDKLLNAVVKAGVDTKVLMLSATPVNNRLNDLKNQIAFATEGDDRALAGHGVPSIAGTVRIAQGQFNRWQDLPDDRRSPARLLEMLGFDYFRLLDLLTIARSRKHIEKYYGTEETGTFPERLAPKNIYSDVDLSDGFPPIGEVNTEIRLLKLAAFAPLRYVMEDRREAYDRRYSQQTGSGASVFRQLDREESLVALMRVNLLKRMESSVHALALTIERQLAAVEELIGRIDAHDDSIDAPSIDDLEDDDPEFEQLGVGKNIRVLLSDADLVRWRQDLAEDRDRLASLLRQARQVTPERDAKLADLKALISEKLRAPYNAGNTKLLVFTAFADTAQYLYEQLADEYPRPMALVTGSGRNRTTHPRLRPDLGSILTAFSPQSRARPENLADEPEVELIIATDCISEGQNLQDCDCVVNYDIHWNPVRIVQRFGRVDRLGSPNDVIQLVNFWPNMDLDSYIGLERSVSGKMMLLDVSATGEENLIEAQAGDRMNDLEYRRRQLESLQDRVIDLEDLSSGVSITDMTLNDLRLDLARLSADEREAVAQRMIGTYSPIPANDDFPPGALFLLKAATPNAERALAKGDPIFPHALIYVGEDERVILPPSQPKRMLDLLRLAAATPAEEQEQAWVQLNAATRDGSKMEKYQGLLAAAIRGVTGKAEERAVESLFTTGGVEGAGGDSGLDDWEVITWLAVLPPA, encoded by the coding sequence TTGCGGATCATTTCGAATTCAGGAGGCGAGCGGGTCATTGATCGGCTTTGCACGGCGAAGGGTGAATTCGATATCCTCACGGGCGGCGTCTCCGTATTCGGAGCGTCCGCGGCGTTCCCCCCGGATGCAGGTAACCGTCTGCAGCGTCTCCTTCTTGGCGCTGGGACATCGCATCAGGAACTGTCGGGAGCCCAGAACGATCGGCAGCGTCGCAATGCCCTCGAAACACGCGCGCTTTGCCGCCAACTCTGTTCGATTCTCGAAGGAGCGCAGGTTAGGCAGGCTGCGCTGCCGCCGGCACAATCGGTTGTATTAGGGCCTTCGACTGCGCTCCTTGGAAACTGCGAGCTGACGACCCCTGGTCTGGGGATCGCGCCGCAAGCATCCCTCGGGTTCGTCCAGGAAACTGAGACTGAGGAAGAGCTCGAGCACCTTCGCCAATGGTTTCGCGCCCAATGGATACATGCCGATGCCGAGGGCGATGCTGTACAGTCGCTATTGAAAGCAGTCGGCGATGGAGCAGAGCCTCATCCGGCGCAGAGCGTCTATCTCCAAGGGCTGTTCCACCTCTTTGCCGAAATGGAGGAAGCAACTGACGAGAGTAAGATCGTGGATGCCGCAACGGGCATCCGGGATACGACAGTCTGGTCGAAACTTTACCGGTTTCAGAAGGATGGGGTCATAGGGGCCATCGACAAACTCCAGCGTTTCGGCGGGTGCATCCTTGCCGACAGCGTTGGCTTGGGAAAAACTTTCGAGGCTTTAGCGGTCATCAAGTATTACGAGCTCCGCAATGCCCGTGTGCTCGTGCTGGCGCCCAAGCGCCTTCGCGAGAACTGGACGCTGTGGACCCAGAACGACGTGCGCAATATGTTGGCAGGCGATCGCTTCGCTTTCGATGTGCTCAACCACACGGACCTGTCGCGGGAACAGGGCCAATCCGGGGAGATAGACCTCAGCCACATCAACTGGGGTAATTACAACCTCGTCGTGATCGACGAGAGCCACAACTTTCGAAATCGTCCCGCTGGCAAGGGTGAGCGTGAAAGCCGATACGACAAGCTGCTGAACGCGGTCGTGAAGGCTGGCGTCGACACCAAGGTGCTGATGCTGTCCGCAACCCCGGTCAATAACCGGCTGAACGACCTCAAGAACCAGATCGCCTTCGCAACCGAAGGCGATGATCGTGCACTGGCTGGCCACGGCGTCCCCAGCATAGCGGGCACGGTGCGTATCGCGCAGGGCCAGTTTAACCGCTGGCAGGATTTGCCCGACGATCGGCGATCACCGGCCAGGCTGCTGGAGATGCTTGGCTTCGACTATTTTCGACTGTTGGATCTGCTCACTATCGCGCGTAGCCGGAAGCACATCGAGAAATACTACGGCACCGAAGAAACCGGGACCTTCCCCGAACGTCTCGCGCCAAAAAACATCTATTCGGATGTTGACCTGTCCGACGGCTTCCCGCCCATAGGCGAGGTCAACACCGAAATCCGCTTACTCAAACTCGCCGCATTCGCTCCATTGCGTTACGTGATGGAGGATCGCCGCGAGGCATACGATCGCCGTTACAGCCAGCAGACGGGTTCGGGCGCGAGCGTATTTCGGCAGCTCGACCGCGAAGAAAGCCTCGTTGCGCTCATGCGGGTGAACCTGCTCAAGCGGATGGAAAGCTCGGTGCATGCCCTTGCACTCACCATCGAGCGGCAGCTTGCCGCGGTGGAAGAGCTGATCGGGCGTATCGATGCGCATGACGACAGCATTGACGCTCCGTCGATCGACGATCTGGAAGACGACGATCCCGAATTCGAGCAGCTTGGTGTCGGCAAGAACATCCGCGTGTTGCTCAGCGACGCGGATCTCGTTCGCTGGCGGCAGGACCTGGCGGAGGATCGCGACAGGCTTGCCAGCCTTCTCCGGCAGGCAAGGCAGGTCACCCCAGAGCGTGACGCCAAGCTTGCGGATCTCAAGGCGCTAATCTCTGAAAAACTTCGCGCGCCATACAACGCGGGCAATACGAAGCTGCTGGTCTTCACGGCCTTCGCGGATACGGCGCAGTATCTCTACGAGCAGCTGGCCGATGAATATCCGCGACCGATGGCCCTGGTGACGGGTTCCGGTCGAAACCGCACGACGCACCCGCGTCTCCGTCCCGATCTGGGCTCCATACTTACAGCGTTCTCACCGCAATCGCGCGCACGACCGGAGAATCTGGCGGACGAACCGGAAGTCGAATTGATCATTGCCACGGACTGTATTTCGGAGGGCCAGAACCTCCAGGATTGCGACTGCGTGGTGAATTACGACATTCACTGGAACCCGGTCCGGATCGTGCAGCGCTTTGGGCGCGTAGACCGGCTCGGTTCGCCAAACGATGTCATCCAGCTCGTCAACTTCTGGCCCAACATGGACCTCGACAGCTACATCGGCCTTGAGCGCAGCGTATCGGGCAAGATGATGCTGCTCGACGTCTCCGCGACGGGCGAGGAGAACCTGATCGAAGCACAGGCGGGCGATCGGATGAACGATCTGGAATACCGCCGCCGCCAGCTGGAATCGCTTCAGGATCGGGTCATTGATCTGGAAGACCTGTCTTCCGGCGTATCCATCACGGACATGACCCTGAATGACCTCCGGCTGGATCTCGCCCGTCTGTCAGCCGACGAACGCGAGGCGGTCGCCCAGCGGATGATCGGCACCTATTCGCCTATTCCCGCTAATGATGATTTCCCGCCTGGCGCGTTGTTTCTGCTGAAGGCTGCCACGCCGAATGCCGAACGCGCGCTGGCAAAGGGCGATCCGATTTTCCCGCATGCGCTGATTTATGTCGGTGAGGATGAGCGGGTGATCCTTCCGCCCAGCCAGCCGAAGCGAATGCTCGACCTTCTTCGTCTGGCAGCAGCCACTCCAGCGGAGGAACAAGAACAGGCGTGGGTGCAGCTCAACGCCGCGACGCGCGACGGCAGCAAGATGGAGAAATACCAAGGCCTGCTGGCGGCCGCGATTCGCGGCGTAACCGGTAAAGCGGAAGAGCGCGCGGTCGAAAGCCTCTTCACCACCGGCGGCGTAGAAGGCGCTGGCGGGGATAGCGGGCTGGACGACTGGGAGGTGATCACCTGGCTCGCCGTCCTGCCTCCGGCATGA
- a CDS encoding XRE family transcriptional regulator, protein MDKPFNGSLLALGRQIRRKSQAELVKLLDGALTQGTLSKLEHGRIQPQPEIVAKLAEALQLRESFFYRSAYVREPMVSYHRKRAKLAAKDQDAVHGLAEVFRLNLKSLLDSVELDPTLPPLPAVDPDEYGRDIEEIARLLRQRWQLPKGPIEDLTKLAERAGIVVMAFDFGSELIDGFCQHSCDGLPAIIYINSNQPKDRYRFSLAHEIGHLICHQTPHPEQEIEANRFASEFLMPTREIRNDFEPVSLSKFMDLKLYWGTSMQALIYKAWQVGCLSDRMKKYYFIEMSKRGFKKREPVEATHLREEPATLRSIIQAHLTELDYSVDDLGEIFGLLSNDVEALYPVPRAKPQLRLVN, encoded by the coding sequence ATGGATAAGCCATTCAACGGGAGCCTGTTGGCTCTTGGGCGGCAAATTCGTCGCAAGAGCCAGGCGGAGCTTGTGAAGCTGCTTGACGGTGCCCTGACGCAAGGGACGCTGTCCAAGCTAGAGCATGGACGCATCCAGCCGCAGCCGGAAATTGTCGCGAAGCTGGCGGAAGCCTTGCAACTCCGTGAGAGCTTTTTCTACCGGAGCGCATATGTTCGCGAGCCTATGGTCAGCTACCATAGGAAACGCGCGAAGCTCGCAGCTAAAGATCAGGATGCTGTCCACGGTCTGGCAGAGGTGTTCCGTCTCAATTTGAAATCGCTGCTAGATTCGGTGGAATTAGATCCGACGCTTCCGCCGCTTCCTGCGGTGGACCCTGATGAATACGGGCGAGACATCGAGGAAATTGCGCGTCTGCTACGGCAGAGATGGCAGTTGCCGAAAGGACCTATCGAAGATCTGACCAAGCTCGCTGAACGGGCTGGGATCGTTGTTATGGCTTTCGATTTCGGGAGCGAGCTGATTGACGGCTTCTGTCAACACTCCTGTGACGGGCTGCCGGCAATAATCTATATAAACTCGAACCAGCCGAAGGACCGCTATAGGTTCAGCCTGGCACATGAGATCGGACATTTGATTTGCCACCAAACGCCTCACCCCGAACAGGAGATTGAGGCCAACCGTTTCGCGTCTGAGTTTCTCATGCCAACGCGGGAAATTCGAAACGACTTTGAACCCGTTTCGCTTTCGAAATTTATGGATCTGAAATTGTATTGGGGCACCTCTATGCAAGCCCTGATATACAAGGCTTGGCAGGTCGGTTGTCTGTCAGACCGAATGAAAAAATACTATTTTATCGAAATGTCGAAGCGGGGATTCAAGAAAAGGGAGCCGGTGGAGGCTACCCACTTGCGGGAAGAGCCCGCTACACTTCGTTCAATTATACAAGCTCACCTGACAGAACTAGATTACTCGGTCGATGATCTTGGAGAAATATTTGGACTTTTGTCGAATGACGTAGAGGCTCTCTATCCTGTGCCACGCGCAAAACCTCAACTTCGTTTAGTTAACTAG
- a CDS encoding tyrosine-type recombinase/integrase: MLMPDLSRIGDRERLKPKSGDEPHWHRLRQGVYLGYRPSKKADGGTWFARFYDADTNRNKRKRLGDYGTLTGHDVFKQAKTDAEAWAATVESGGERARDMVTVKDACLAYLEEKPNSIAEGVFRRHVYDDPIAKVKLDKLRRHNLRSWRKRLEKAPALLSRTKEGEKRCKERAKSTVNRDMVPLRAALGRVLTPGAPNTDAAWQEALKPFKGADKRRELYLDKAERKRLIDTACAEVRPFLRALCLLPLRPGSLAGLVARDFDKRTRTLTIGKDKNGSPRQISLPQMIADFLAAQAKGKLPTAPVFARHSGDAWNKDTWKHPIKGAVREASLPDTVSAYTLRHSVITDLVRVRLPILTVAQLSGTSVAMIEKHYGHLVRDDAEDALATLML, encoded by the coding sequence ATGCTGATGCCAGACTTAAGCCGCATCGGGGATCGTGAAAGATTGAAGCCGAAATCAGGTGACGAGCCGCACTGGCATCGTCTGCGCCAAGGGGTCTATCTCGGCTATCGGCCATCGAAGAAGGCCGACGGCGGCACGTGGTTCGCCAGATTTTACGACGCTGACACCAATCGCAACAAGCGCAAGCGGCTCGGCGATTACGGCACGCTTACCGGTCATGATGTCTTCAAGCAGGCCAAGACCGACGCTGAGGCGTGGGCGGCAACTGTAGAGTCCGGCGGCGAACGCGCCCGCGATATGGTGACGGTGAAGGATGCTTGTCTCGCCTATCTGGAGGAGAAGCCCAATTCCATCGCTGAAGGTGTGTTCCGGAGACATGTCTACGATGATCCCATCGCCAAGGTGAAGCTCGACAAGCTTCGACGGCACAACTTGCGCAGCTGGCGCAAACGGCTGGAAAAGGCGCCCGCCCTGTTGTCCCGGACCAAGGAAGGAGAGAAGCGCTGTAAGGAACGAGCCAAGTCGACAGTGAACCGCGACATGGTGCCATTGCGCGCGGCGCTGGGTCGCGTCCTCACGCCCGGTGCCCCCAATACCGATGCAGCGTGGCAGGAGGCGCTCAAGCCCTTCAAGGGTGCCGACAAGCGCCGAGAACTTTATTTGGACAAGGCTGAGCGCAAGAGACTGATCGATACCGCCTGCGCGGAAGTACGGCCGTTTCTAAGGGCGCTATGTCTCCTGCCATTGCGTCCCGGCTCGCTTGCAGGCCTTGTCGCGCGTGATTTTGACAAGCGCACCCGGACACTAACAATAGGCAAGGACAAGAACGGCAGCCCGCGGCAAATTTCGTTACCACAAATGATCGCCGATTTCCTTGCCGCTCAGGCGAAGGGTAAATTGCCAACCGCGCCGGTCTTTGCTCGGCACTCGGGGGACGCTTGGAACAAGGATACTTGGAAACACCCAATCAAGGGTGCTGTACGGGAAGCCAGCTTACCAGATACCGTGTCCGCTTACACATTACGCCATAGCGTAATCACGGACCTTGTACGCGTGCGCTTGCCGATCCTGACAGTTGCCCAATTGTCCGGGACAAGTGTCGCGATGATCGAGAAGCACTATGGCCATCTTGTGCGCGACGATGCCGAAGACGCGCTGGCGACCTTAATGCTCTAG
- a CDS encoding DUF4198 domain-containing protein, with the protein MFPKTNAIPLALIGLAGAATFASSIPASAHSIWFAQRAKQTALIYGVGADDLDAAGRIDKITSVSGFDAEGQPVETSLVVSGPIPIVNSDEPLAVVSAAMDYGMWTKDKNGKWYNTGKDEVDEEIELSERNFKYAVHMYSLDANVPMIPGHALQIVPVGAVPEDAGAPLMVKALYNGKPAEGVGILTDYVTDPDQIPAVTGSDGTTTIRVRNQGLNVVTGILLTGSDNPQKYDRMEQRATLSFVLPHIPE; encoded by the coding sequence ATGTTCCCGAAGACCAACGCCATTCCCCTTGCCCTGATCGGCCTTGCCGGTGCCGCGACCTTCGCGTCCAGCATCCCGGCATCCGCGCACAGCATCTGGTTCGCCCAACGCGCCAAGCAGACCGCTCTCATTTATGGCGTCGGTGCGGACGATCTCGATGCGGCGGGGCGGATCGACAAGATCACCTCGGTCTCCGGCTTCGACGCCGAAGGGCAGCCGGTCGAAACCAGCCTGGTCGTCTCGGGCCCGATCCCCATCGTCAACAGTGACGAGCCGCTGGCCGTGGTATCCGCGGCGATGGACTACGGCATGTGGACCAAGGACAAGAACGGCAAGTGGTACAACACCGGCAAGGATGAGGTGGACGAGGAGATCGAACTCTCCGAGCGGAATTTCAAATATGCGGTGCACATGTATTCGCTCGACGCGAATGTACCGATGATCCCGGGCCACGCGTTGCAGATCGTTCCGGTCGGCGCCGTTCCCGAAGATGCCGGCGCCCCGCTCATGGTCAAGGCGCTCTACAACGGCAAGCCGGCCGAAGGCGTGGGCATCCTCACCGATTATGTCACCGACCCTGATCAGATCCCGGCGGTGACCGGCTCCGACGGGACGACGACGATCCGCGTGCGCAACCAGGGCCTCAACGTCGTGACCGGCATCCTCCTCACCGGAAGCGACAATCCGCAGAAGTACGATCGCATGGAGCAGCGCGCGACCCTGTCGTTCGTTCTGCCTCACATTCCTGAATAA
- a CDS encoding TonB-dependent siderophore receptor translates to MTNWKFAALAALATGTAALAYPITASAQDAEATSSGEIVVTGIRQQYRGDVPLAEVPQTIQTIDGDLLENLNITRLDNALDLASGISRQNNFGGLWDAFAIRGFSGDENFPSGFLVNGFNGGRGYGGPRDASNIERVEILKGPNGAVFGRGEPGGTVNIITKKAELSDNFGSFNVSAYSFDTYRVAGDYNLVVSDTLALRVNGAAQDAGSFRDNLESKKIVASPSFLFAPTSTTKISYEMEYVDNQVPFDRGVLAVDGVLGRIPESRFLGEPRDGPIQVDVLGHQVQFQQQLSRDWFLLVGAGYRDTGFEGFSSDPELSGRRQSLDETGNILVRQRRYRDYDTTNTVFRGEISGKFYTGPLTHHVLFGADWDRFKINLLQQRYRWNGNYQPGDPIIPEMYAIDIFNPQYGQVVIPNATITDSLEKQTSYGLYFQDQIDITERLKLRIGGRYDRFKQDINSFGENLPVVVEKQFSPTAGVLYEVTDSLAVYAAYGTGFRPNSGLDAQNDPFPSETSESYEAGLRFNSYDETIMATLAAFTMTKDNILTNDPLNGNFSIAAGSARSRGIEADITANLAEGLLLIANYAYTDAEWRTSSLDKDFALQIDRGDQLINVPKHQANLLLTKDFDLAGGTFTLGGGVNYVGERVGETGFDFYLPDYTLVRALAAFQPTESIRLSIDATNLLDEDYYAASYHRYWVTPGQPRAITGRIDFAF, encoded by the coding sequence ATGACGAATTGGAAATTTGCAGCCCTTGCGGCGCTTGCCACCGGGACGGCAGCCCTCGCATATCCGATCACCGCGTCGGCCCAGGACGCCGAAGCAACCAGCAGCGGCGAGATCGTCGTCACCGGCATTCGCCAGCAATATCGCGGCGACGTCCCGCTTGCGGAAGTTCCGCAGACGATTCAGACCATCGATGGCGACCTGCTGGAAAATCTCAACATCACGCGCCTCGACAATGCGCTCGACCTCGCCAGCGGCATTTCGCGCCAGAACAATTTCGGCGGTCTGTGGGACGCGTTCGCAATCCGCGGTTTTTCGGGAGACGAGAACTTTCCCTCGGGCTTCCTCGTCAACGGGTTCAACGGCGGCCGCGGCTATGGCGGTCCGCGCGATGCGTCCAACATCGAACGCGTCGAAATCCTGAAGGGGCCCAATGGCGCGGTCTTCGGACGCGGCGAACCGGGCGGCACGGTGAACATCATCACCAAGAAAGCCGAACTTTCCGATAATTTCGGCAGTTTCAATGTTTCGGCCTACAGTTTCGATACCTATCGCGTCGCGGGCGATTACAACCTCGTGGTCAGCGATACGCTGGCCTTGCGCGTGAACGGCGCGGCGCAGGACGCGGGATCGTTCCGCGACAATCTGGAATCCAAGAAGATCGTGGCTTCGCCCTCGTTCCTGTTCGCGCCGACCAGCACGACCAAGATCAGCTACGAAATGGAATATGTCGACAACCAGGTTCCGTTCGACCGCGGCGTCCTCGCGGTGGATGGCGTGCTGGGCCGCATTCCCGAATCGCGTTTTCTTGGCGAGCCGCGTGACGGCCCGATCCAGGTCGACGTGCTCGGCCACCAGGTGCAGTTCCAGCAGCAATTGTCGCGCGACTGGTTCCTGCTCGTGGGGGCAGGCTATCGCGATACCGGCTTCGAAGGCTTTTCGAGCGATCCCGAACTGTCCGGGCGGCGTCAATCGCTCGACGAGACCGGAAATATCCTCGTGCGCCAGCGCCGCTACCGCGATTACGACACGACCAATACGGTCTTCCGCGGGGAAATTTCGGGCAAGTTCTATACCGGGCCGCTAACGCACCATGTCCTGTTCGGTGCCGACTGGGACCGCTTCAAGATCAACCTGCTGCAGCAGCGCTATCGCTGGAACGGGAATTATCAGCCCGGCGACCCCATCATTCCTGAAATGTATGCGATCGACATCTTCAATCCGCAATACGGCCAGGTCGTGATCCCGAACGCCACGATCACCGACTCGCTTGAAAAGCAGACGTCGTACGGCCTCTATTTTCAGGATCAGATCGACATTACCGAGCGCCTGAAGCTGCGGATCGGCGGGCGATACGACCGCTTCAAGCAGGACATCAACTCGTTCGGCGAGAATCTGCCCGTCGTGGTCGAAAAGCAATTCAGCCCGACCGCCGGCGTGCTTTACGAAGTGACCGACAGCCTTGCGGTCTATGCCGCCTATGGCACCGGTTTCCGGCCCAATAGCGGCCTCGATGCGCAGAACGATCCGTTCCCGTCCGAAACCAGCGAATCGTACGAGGCGGGCCTGCGCTTCAACTCGTACGACGAAACGATCATGGCGACGCTGGCCGCGTTCACCATGACGAAGGACAACATCCTCACCAACGACCCGCTGAACGGAAACTTCTCCATCGCGGCGGGTTCGGCGCGCAGCCGCGGGATCGAGGCGGACATCACGGCCAATCTGGCCGAGGGGCTGCTGCTGATCGCGAACTATGCCTACACCGACGCCGAATGGCGCACGAGTTCGCTGGACAAGGATTTCGCGCTTCAGATCGACCGCGGCGATCAGCTCATCAACGTGCCCAAGCATCAGGCGAACCTGCTGCTGACCAAGGATTTCGATCTTGCGGGCGGCACGTTCACCCTCGGCGGGGGCGTGAACTATGTGGGCGAGCGCGTGGGCGAAACGGGCTTCGATTTCTACCTGCCCGACTACACGCTTGTCCGGGCGCTTGCGGCATTCCAGCCGACCGAAAGCATCCGGTTGAGCATCGACGCCACCAACCTGCTGGACGAGGATTACTACGCCGCGTCGTATCACCGTTACTGGGTCACGCCCGGCCAGCCGCGGGCGATCACGGGCCGGATCGACTTCGCCTTCTAA
- a CDS encoding PepSY domain-containing protein, whose product MKPHSLLVLHRRLALVFAPFLVLQALTGSMLLYRDDLASLLQPATSSAQEEPAPVSALYAAARRAAPDSAPQRLYLPPAPGSAVVAQMRHGDGTLDYALIDPASGMVLSRGSIWRYPLHAAQELHLRLNAGNFGLLLVCIYGAALAMLAVTGLWHWWPGKRRVLKALKIPDRTPQRMKLRMWHRSSGALMSAALVILSVSGVLTALPNFAAAGPAPVDGLVPTAATIDAAVALAGARFSDGPMRDIRFRPDGTIAVNFRAPRAGPWAVDTAVVDPSAPGTLRAIPHEADDALWTVTYPIHTGSIIGPGGRWIMLLLAAGLLFLSLSGPLQWWRARANRKPRS is encoded by the coding sequence ATGAAACCTCACAGCCTTCTTGTGCTTCATCGCCGGCTGGCCCTTGTCTTCGCACCGTTTCTCGTCCTGCAGGCACTCACGGGGTCGATGCTGCTCTACCGGGACGATCTGGCCTCGCTGCTGCAACCGGCTACTTCGTCGGCGCAGGAGGAACCTGCGCCCGTATCCGCGCTCTATGCCGCTGCGCGCCGCGCGGCGCCGGACAGCGCGCCGCAGCGCCTCTATCTCCCGCCAGCGCCCGGAAGCGCCGTCGTCGCGCAAATGCGGCACGGCGACGGGACGCTCGATTACGCGCTGATCGACCCGGCGAGCGGCATGGTCCTGTCGCGGGGGTCGATCTGGCGCTATCCGCTTCATGCCGCGCAGGAATTGCATCTGCGGCTGAATGCCGGGAATTTCGGGCTCCTGCTGGTCTGTATCTACGGTGCCGCGCTGGCAATGCTGGCGGTGACGGGGCTGTGGCACTGGTGGCCCGGCAAAAGGCGCGTCCTGAAGGCGCTCAAAATCCCGGACCGCACGCCGCAACGGATGAAACTGCGCATGTGGCACCGGTCGAGCGGCGCGCTGATGTCCGCGGCGCTCGTGATCCTCAGCGTGTCCGGCGTCCTCACCGCGCTTCCCAATTTCGCGGCGGCCGGCCCGGCGCCGGTGGACGGCCTCGTCCCGACCGCGGCCACGATCGACGCCGCGGTTGCGCTCGCCGGCGCCCGCTTTTCCGATGGCCCGATGCGCGACATCCGGTTTCGTCCCGACGGCACCATCGCCGTCAATTTCCGCGCACCGCGTGCGGGGCCGTGGGCGGTCGACACCGCCGTCGTGGATCCGTCCGCACCCGGCACGTTGCGCGCGATCCCGCACGAAGCGGATGACGCATTGTGGACCGTCACCTATCCGATCCATACCGGCTCGATCATCGGGCCGGGGGGCCGCTGGATCATGCTCCTGCTCGCAGCCGGCCTTCTCTTTCTCTCCCTCTCCGGCCCGCTGCAATGGTGGCGCGCCCGGGCCAACAGGAAACCCCGATCATGA
- a CDS encoding glyoxylate/hydroxypyruvate reductase A, giving the protein MTAILHTGDPERGALWQQIVTRELPDIDFRCWPDAGDPAEITGLIAWTLDAELVASLTNLEILFSIGAGVDQLDLSLLPPHVRVVRMIETGITNTMAEYVAMAALALHRDLPSYVDSQRSGMWAPRDVLLTAERTVGVMGLGQLGRAAIRMLAPLGFRVAGWSRSSTDVPGALCFADDAERDEFLAQCDILVCLLPLTDDTRGILDRSLFARMKAGASLINVARGGHLVQDDLIEALDSGQLRYAFLDVAQPEPLPEGHPFYSHPSIMLTPHIAGVTRKETAVHALIDNLRRARTGEPLEGEIDRARGY; this is encoded by the coding sequence ATGACCGCGATCCTTCACACCGGCGACCCCGAGCGCGGCGCGCTGTGGCAGCAGATCGTAACGCGCGAACTGCCCGACATCGATTTTCGCTGCTGGCCCGATGCCGGCGACCCGGCGGAGATCACCGGCCTCATCGCCTGGACGCTCGATGCCGAGCTTGTCGCAAGCCTGACGAACCTCGAAATCCTGTTCAGCATCGGCGCGGGGGTGGACCAGCTCGACCTCTCGCTCCTGCCGCCGCATGTGCGGGTGGTGCGGATGATCGAAACGGGGATCACCAATACCATGGCGGAATATGTCGCCATGGCGGCGCTGGCGCTGCACCGCGACCTGCCGTCCTATGTCGACAGCCAGCGCAGCGGCATGTGGGCGCCGCGCGATGTCCTGCTCACCGCCGAACGCACGGTCGGCGTCATGGGGCTCGGCCAGCTGGGCCGGGCGGCGATCCGCATGCTGGCGCCGCTGGGCTTTCGCGTCGCCGGGTGGAGCAGGAGCAGCACCGACGTTCCGGGGGCATTGTGCTTTGCCGACGATGCCGAACGCGACGAATTCCTGGCGCAGTGCGACATTCTCGTCTGCCTGCTTCCGCTCACCGACGACACGCGCGGCATTCTCGACCGCTCTCTGTTCGCGCGGATGAAGGCGGGCGCGTCGCTGATCAATGTCGCGCGCGGTGGCCATCTGGTTCAGGACGACCTGATCGAGGCCCTCGATTCAGGACAGCTGCGTTATGCGTTTCTCGATGTCGCGCAGCCGGAGCCGCTGCCCGAGGGGCATCCCTTCTATTCGCACCCTTCCATCATGCTGACGCCGCATATTGCCGGGGTCACGCGCAAGGAAACCGCGGTGCACGCGCTGATCGACAATCTGCGCCGGGCACGAACGGGCGAGCCGCTGGAAGGCGAGATCGATCGGGCGCGGGGCTATTGA